A single region of the Roseivivax sp. THAF197b genome encodes:
- a CDS encoding HAD family hydrolase, with the protein MDLSLPPPPRIEAILFDKDGTLFDFRATWDAWAHDVFGLLARGDAGRRKALAEIARYDLEARRFSPESPVIAGSNDEVAALFASVLPDRAAGDIADLLAETAADVTVVPPVPLEACLGGLIARGLRLGVMTNDAEAVAHAHLHAAGVGGLFDFVAGCDSGFGAKPDPAPLLAFSDALGVAPDAVAMVGDSTHDLVAARAAGMVPVAVLTGLAQGAELAPHAAVILPDIGHLEAWLWP; encoded by the coding sequence TTGGACCTGAGCCTGCCGCCGCCACCGCGCATCGAGGCCATCCTCTTCGACAAGGACGGCACGCTGTTCGACTTCCGTGCGACCTGGGACGCCTGGGCGCATGACGTCTTCGGCCTGCTGGCCCGCGGCGATGCGGGCCGGAGGAAGGCCTTGGCCGAGATCGCCCGCTACGATCTGGAGGCGCGCCGCTTTTCGCCCGAGAGCCCCGTGATCGCGGGCAGCAATGACGAGGTCGCGGCGCTGTTTGCCTCCGTTCTGCCGGACCGCGCGGCGGGTGACATCGCGGACCTTTTGGCCGAGACCGCGGCCGATGTGACCGTGGTGCCGCCGGTGCCCCTCGAGGCCTGCTTGGGCGGATTGATCGCGCGCGGTCTGCGCCTCGGCGTCATGACCAACGATGCCGAAGCGGTCGCGCATGCGCATTTGCACGCGGCTGGGGTGGGCGGGCTTTTCGACTTTGTCGCGGGCTGCGATTCAGGCTTCGGGGCGAAACCCGATCCGGCCCCGCTTCTGGCCTTTTCGGACGCGCTGGGCGTGGCGCCGGATGCGGTCGCCATGGTGGGGGACAGCACGCATGACCTGGTGGCTGCACGCGCGGCCGGGATGGTGCCCGTGGCGGTCCTGACGGGCCTGGCCCAGGGTGCCGAACTTGCACCGCATGCGGCTGTGATTTTGCCCGATATCGGCCATCTCGAGGCGTGGCTCTGGCCCTGA
- a CDS encoding heme NO-binding domain-containing protein, giving the protein MHGLINATLQFFVEDNYGPDRWAAVVRKGGLKTTMFETMLIYEDSLTEKIVSAIAREFSRRPEAILEDVGIYLVSHPKRQALRRLLRFSGNDFRDFLYALDDLPDRVRLAVPDLDLPAVTLTDLGDDRFRISCRSPFSGAGCVLMGVLRAMADDYGALVTLEHHVAADGCDVFDIALVAEAFAPGRSFDLVAEGRA; this is encoded by the coding sequence ATGCATGGTCTGATCAACGCAACGCTGCAGTTTTTCGTTGAGGATAATTACGGCCCGGATCGCTGGGCCGCCGTGGTGCGCAAGGGTGGCCTCAAGACCACCATGTTCGAGACGATGCTGATCTACGAGGATTCCCTGACGGAGAAAATCGTCTCGGCCATCGCGCGGGAATTTTCGCGCCGCCCCGAGGCCATTCTCGAAGATGTGGGCATCTACCTCGTCTCGCATCCGAAACGGCAGGCCTTGCGGCGCCTTCTGCGCTTTTCGGGCAATGATTTCCGCGATTTTCTCTATGCGCTCGACGATCTGCCGGATCGCGTGCGGCTTGCCGTGCCGGATCTCGACCTGCCTGCCGTGACATTGACGGACCTCGGCGATGATCGCTTCCGGATTTCCTGCCGCTCGCCGTTTTCCGGTGCGGGATGCGTGCTCATGGGGGTTCTGCGGGCCATGGCCGATGATTACGGCGCGCTCGTCACGCTGGAGCATCACGTGGCCGCCGATGGATGCGATGTTTTCGATATTGCATTGGTCGCCGAAGCTTTCGCGCCGGGCCGCAGCTTCGATCTTGTGGCGGAGGGACGGGCATGA
- a CDS encoding GGDEF domain-containing protein, with translation MTADVSTDVLDALCPMHLRVDPAGRILHGGPALRKVLGDIQGRHLFDILRVDRPAGVATLADLRARAGRKLHLYAATAPDTLLVGHAVVTQDGGAVLNLGFGIGVAPAVQRHGITGSDMAPTDLTMEILFLIEAQGVAMNASRLLNSKLQSARLAAEAEAATDRLTGLANRRAAELTLDALVEDEAPFGLIHLDLDHFKEVNDSHGHAAGDAVLRGVARALIGTIRPGDIAARIGGDEFLLIFPDLSDARQLEGLCARLIAQIAGLNIPQAPRAIVSASAGIAIWPGGPGADLNALTDRADQALYASKHAGRGCATLARPATEPVAMQSGSAT, from the coding sequence ATGACCGCAGACGTCTCCACGGACGTGCTTGACGCCTTGTGCCCGATGCATCTGCGTGTCGATCCCGCGGGCCGTATTCTTCATGGCGGGCCTGCACTTCGGAAGGTGCTTGGCGACATTCAGGGTCGGCACCTGTTCGACATCCTTCGCGTGGATCGTCCCGCTGGAGTGGCAACGCTTGCGGATCTGCGGGCCCGCGCCGGGCGGAAGCTGCATCTATACGCCGCGACCGCGCCCGACACCCTTCTGGTCGGCCATGCGGTGGTCACGCAGGATGGCGGCGCGGTGCTGAACCTCGGCTTCGGCATCGGGGTCGCGCCCGCCGTGCAGCGCCACGGCATTACCGGGTCCGACATGGCGCCGACGGACCTGACCATGGAGATCCTGTTCCTGATCGAGGCGCAGGGCGTGGCAATGAACGCGTCGCGTCTTCTCAACAGCAAGCTGCAATCCGCGCGCCTCGCGGCAGAAGCGGAGGCCGCGACCGACAGGCTCACCGGGCTCGCAAACCGTCGCGCGGCGGAGCTCACGCTCGATGCGCTGGTCGAGGATGAGGCGCCGTTCGGGCTCATCCATCTCGATCTCGATCACTTCAAGGAGGTGAATGACAGCCATGGACATGCGGCAGGGGATGCCGTCCTGCGTGGCGTGGCCCGCGCGCTCATCGGAACCATCCGGCCCGGCGATATTGCCGCGCGCATCGGGGGCGACGAATTCCTGCTGATCTTTCCCGATCTGAGCGATGCGCGCCAGTTGGAGGGCCTCTGCGCCCGCCTGATCGCACAGATCGCAGGCCTGAACATCCCGCAAGCGCCCCGCGCGATCGTGTCGGCAAGCGCCGGGATCGCGATCTGGCCTGGCGGCCCGGGCGCGGATCTGAACGCATTGACAGACCGGGCGGACCAGGCGCTCTACGCGTCCAAGCATGCGGGCCGCGGTTGCGCGACCCTCGCGCGCCCCGCCACGGAGCCTGTCGCAATGCAAAGCGGATCAGCGACATGA
- a CDS encoding metal ABC transporter permease codes for MLDDFMTRATLAGIGVAVAAAPLGSFVVWRRMAYFGDATAHAAILGVALSLALQMSIFLGAVAVALVMALTVSALSGRGYAMDTLLGVLAHSALAFGLVAVSFLSGIRIDLMAYLFGDILAVSRGDLAVIWAGAGLVAGLIAWRWSALLTATLNEELAYASGIDPKREQLVLTLSLAVTVAVAIKVVGALLIAAMLIIPAAAARPLSRTPEAMALIAAGIGAASAGIGLQAAYILDTPAGPSIVCVAALCFAVTTALRALRGGMASLRR; via the coding sequence ATACTGGACGATTTCATGACCCGCGCCACGCTTGCGGGCATCGGTGTCGCGGTTGCGGCAGCCCCTCTCGGCAGCTTCGTCGTCTGGCGGCGCATGGCCTATTTCGGCGATGCCACCGCCCATGCCGCGATCCTCGGCGTGGCGCTGTCCCTTGCGCTGCAGATGTCGATCTTTCTGGGCGCCGTGGCTGTCGCACTCGTCATGGCGCTGACCGTCTCGGCCCTGAGCGGGCGGGGCTACGCGATGGACACGCTGCTGGGCGTTCTTGCGCATTCCGCACTCGCCTTCGGGCTTGTGGCGGTGTCCTTCCTGTCGGGTATCCGGATCGACCTGATGGCCTATCTTTTCGGTGATATCCTGGCCGTCTCCCGTGGGGATCTGGCCGTCATCTGGGCCGGAGCGGGACTTGTGGCGGGCCTCATAGCATGGCGCTGGTCCGCGCTCCTGACCGCGACGCTGAACGAGGAACTGGCCTATGCCAGCGGCATCGACCCCAAGCGCGAACAGTTGGTGCTGACCTTGTCGCTGGCCGTCACGGTCGCGGTTGCGATCAAGGTCGTAGGTGCCCTCCTGATCGCCGCGATGCTGATCATCCCGGCCGCAGCAGCGCGCCCGTTGTCCCGCACACCCGAGGCCATGGCGCTGATCGCGGCCGGCATCGGCGCGGCCTCTGCGGGGATTGGTCTGCAGGCGGCCTACATCCTCGATACGCCTGCAGGGCCTTCGATCGTCTGCGTCGCGGCCCTGTGTTTTGCCGTGACAACCGCGCTGCGCGCGCTGCGGGGCGGAATGGCGTCTTTGCGTCGATGA
- a CDS encoding metal ABC transporter ATP-binding protein, translating to MSLINVERMSVSYRANTVVRDVSLQVERGEIVTIVGPNGSGKTTLLRAIVGAVAPSSGRITRAPGVVFGYLPQRLHIDPTLPITVERFLRLPGGAGRAEIAAALARSGVSALARRQMSELSGGQLQRVLLARALVAKPDILLLDEPTAGLDQPGSAAFYALIDAVRRETGCAVLMISHELHVVMAASDRVVCLNGHVCCQGTPEHVSSAPEYRALFGTGTHGALALYRHEHDHSHDHSHGKAHAHDSTEAAE from the coding sequence ATGAGCCTGATCAATGTCGAGCGGATGAGCGTCAGCTACCGCGCCAATACCGTCGTGCGCGATGTCTCCCTGCAGGTGGAGCGCGGCGAGATCGTCACCATCGTCGGCCCCAACGGGTCCGGCAAGACGACCCTGCTGCGCGCGATCGTGGGTGCAGTGGCCCCCAGTTCGGGGCGGATCACGCGGGCGCCGGGCGTCGTGTTCGGCTACCTGCCGCAACGCCTGCATATCGACCCGACCCTCCCGATCACAGTGGAGCGGTTCCTGCGCCTTCCGGGCGGCGCCGGGCGGGCGGAGATTGCCGCGGCCCTCGCACGTTCCGGCGTGAGCGCGCTCGCCCGTCGGCAGATGTCGGAGCTTTCGGGCGGGCAGCTTCAGCGCGTGCTTCTGGCCCGCGCGCTGGTCGCGAAACCCGACATCCTGCTTCTCGATGAGCCCACGGCCGGGCTCGACCAGCCGGGTTCGGCGGCCTTTTACGCACTGATCGACGCGGTCCGACGCGAAACCGGGTGTGCGGTTCTGATGATCAGCCACGAATTGCATGTGGTCATGGCGGCCTCGGATCGGGTGGTCTGCCTGAACGGCCATGTCTGCTGCCAAGGCACGCCCGAGCATGTGTCCTCCGCACCGGAATACCGGGCGCTTTTCGGGACCGGCACGCATGGGGCGCTTGCGCTTTACCGGCACGAGCATGACCACAGCCATGACCATTCCCATGGCAAGGCACACGCCCATGACAGCACGGAGGCGGCCGAGTGA
- a CDS encoding Fur family transcriptional regulator — protein MTSAAPADPGRPDQEPVGFDDHDHHHCVESGIAAAEAHCREEGLRFTPVRRAALEILLGEHRALGAYELLDKLHAAGFGSQPPVAYRALDFLVAHGFVHKIERLNAFIACAHPGATHSPAFLICRLCDAVAEAQSVPLRGSLGEAAEATGFHIERTVVEALGVCPTCATESPGTAPA, from the coding sequence ATGACAAGTGCCGCACCCGCAGATCCCGGTCGGCCGGATCAGGAGCCCGTCGGGTTCGACGACCACGATCACCACCATTGCGTCGAATCGGGCATCGCCGCCGCCGAGGCCCATTGCCGGGAAGAAGGTCTGCGCTTCACGCCCGTGCGTCGCGCCGCGCTCGAGATCCTGCTGGGCGAACATCGGGCCCTCGGCGCCTACGAATTGCTCGACAAGCTTCACGCGGCCGGTTTCGGCTCACAGCCGCCGGTGGCCTATCGGGCGCTCGATTTCCTCGTGGCGCATGGTTTCGTGCACAAGATCGAGCGGCTCAATGCCTTCATCGCCTGTGCCCATCCCGGCGCCACTCACTCGCCGGCCTTCCTGATCTGCCGCCTGTGCGATGCCGTGGCCGAGGCGCAATCAGTCCCCCTTCGCGGCAGCTTGGGCGAGGCCGCGGAGGCGACCGGTTTCCACATCGAACGCACGGTCGTCGAGGCGCTTGGCGTCTGCCCGACCTGCGCGACAGAAAGCCCCGGAACTGCACCCGCATGA
- a CDS encoding zinc ABC transporter substrate-binding protein, which yields MSRNLFTLSLTATLMAGTAMADVPRVTVDIAPVHSLVARVMQGAGEPDLIVPPGASPHEYNLRPSEARALQEADIVFWVGEDLTPWMSDAVTTLADGADVTALLEADGVTLLEFRENALFEAHAHEEGEHGHEEHAEGEDHEHEHEEHAEGEDHDHEHEEHAEGEDHDHGHEEHAEEGGHDHDHAHGAHDPHAWLSPDNASVWLDVIASELSSADPDNAGTYFGNAAAAKEELATLSAEVNATLDPVRGGAFVVFHDAYQYFETAFDISASGAISLSDAADPSPSRIAEIQGRVADEGIQCVLSEPQYDPGIVATVMDGTEANTAVLDPLGSDLEPGPDLYPQMLRNLASALAACL from the coding sequence ATGTCCAGAAACCTCTTTACGCTGTCGCTGACGGCAACGCTGATGGCGGGCACCGCGATGGCCGACGTGCCGCGGGTCACCGTCGATATCGCACCCGTGCATTCCCTGGTGGCCCGCGTGATGCAGGGCGCAGGTGAGCCGGACCTCATCGTGCCCCCCGGTGCCTCGCCGCATGAATACAATCTGCGTCCTTCGGAGGCGAGGGCGCTGCAGGAGGCCGATATCGTCTTCTGGGTCGGTGAGGACCTCACGCCCTGGATGTCCGATGCGGTGACGACACTGGCCGACGGCGCGGATGTCACGGCGCTTCTCGAGGCCGATGGCGTCACGCTGCTGGAATTTCGTGAGAATGCACTCTTCGAGGCGCATGCGCATGAGGAGGGCGAGCACGGGCACGAGGAACACGCCGAGGGCGAGGATCACGAGCACGAGCATGAGGAGCATGCCGAGGGCGAAGATCATGACCACGAGCATGAAGAGCATGCCGAGGGCGAAGATCACGACCACGGGCATGAGGAGCATGCCGAGGAAGGTGGCCACGACCACGACCATGCCCATGGCGCGCATGACCCGCATGCCTGGCTTTCGCCAGACAATGCGTCGGTCTGGCTGGATGTGATCGCGTCCGAACTGTCCTCTGCCGATCCGGACAATGCCGGAACCTACTTCGGCAACGCGGCTGCCGCCAAGGAAGAGCTCGCGACCCTGTCGGCCGAGGTGAACGCGACCCTCGATCCGGTGCGCGGCGGTGCGTTCGTCGTCTTTCACGACGCCTACCAGTATTTCGAGACCGCCTTCGATATCTCCGCCTCGGGCGCGATTTCGCTGTCGGACGCTGCTGATCCCAGCCCGTCGCGGATCGCCGAGATCCAGGGCCGCGTCGCCGATGAGGGTATCCAGTGCGTTCTGTCGGAGCCGCAATACGATCCCGGCATCGTCGCGACGGTCATGGACGGGACAGAGGCGAACACCGCAGTTCTCGACCCTCTCGGCTCCGATCTTGAGCCGGGGCCGGACCTTTACCCGCAAATGCTGCGCAATCTTGCAAGCGCGCTGGCAGCCTGCCTCTGA
- a CDS encoding glycerate kinase has product MSDRPFDPRDLLTRLFRRAVAVADPMQVVPTHLPDRPAGRFVVIGAGKASARMAEAVEDALGPCEGLVITRYGYGRPTRGIEIVEAAHPVPDQAGVAATARMLDLLSGLGADDTVLALISGGGSALLCAPAHGLSLEDKRAVNAALLASGAPIGAMNVVRKHLSRVKGGQLAAACHPAQLVSLLISDVPGDDPAEIASGPTVGERSTPQDALEILARYAVDVPDAAGRVLNAGSGVVAPEDSRLARAETQIVAAPSQSLDAAAEDAKSHGIDVRILGDAIEGEARVVAAEQAQMALALREEARDRGMPILLLSGGECTVTRRGNGVGGPNAEFTLAAALALNGARGIHVLACDTDGVDGAAEVAGAYAGPETLNAARARGLDPQAALDDNDAHGFFGAIDGQIVTGPTLTNVNDFRAILVMPPELDGQP; this is encoded by the coding sequence ATGTCCGACAGGCCCTTCGACCCGCGCGATCTTTTGACCCGGCTGTTCCGGCGCGCTGTCGCCGTCGCGGACCCGATGCAGGTGGTCCCGACGCATCTGCCCGACCGGCCCGCCGGACGCTTCGTCGTGATCGGCGCGGGCAAGGCCAGCGCGCGCATGGCCGAGGCCGTCGAGGATGCGCTTGGCCCCTGCGAGGGGCTCGTGATCACGCGTTACGGCTATGGCCGCCCCACGCGCGGGATCGAGATCGTCGAGGCCGCCCATCCGGTGCCGGATCAGGCGGGCGTTGCGGCCACGGCGCGCATGCTCGACCTTCTGTCCGGTCTCGGGGCGGATGACACGGTGCTCGCGCTGATCTCGGGCGGTGGCTCTGCGCTGCTATGTGCGCCTGCGCACGGCCTGTCGCTCGAGGACAAGCGCGCGGTCAACGCGGCCCTTCTGGCCTCCGGCGCGCCCATCGGCGCGATGAACGTGGTTCGCAAGCATCTGAGCCGTGTTAAGGGCGGGCAGCTGGCCGCTGCATGTCATCCCGCGCAGCTGGTCTCGCTCCTGATCTCGGACGTGCCGGGGGACGATCCGGCCGAGATCGCCTCCGGCCCCACCGTCGGAGAACGCTCCACGCCGCAGGACGCCCTTGAGATACTCGCGCGTTACGCGGTCGATGTGCCGGACGCCGCGGGCCGGGTACTGAACGCAGGCTCAGGCGTTGTGGCGCCGGAGGATTCCAGGCTCGCACGTGCGGAGACCCAGATCGTTGCGGCCCCCTCGCAATCGCTGGACGCCGCCGCCGAGGACGCAAAATCCCACGGGATCGATGTGCGCATCCTCGGTGACGCGATCGAGGGAGAGGCGCGCGTGGTGGCGGCAGAGCAGGCGCAGATGGCCTTGGCGCTGCGCGAGGAGGCCCGCGACCGAGGAATGCCCATTCTGCTGCTATCGGGTGGCGAATGCACGGTGACCCGCCGGGGCAACGGTGTCGGCGGACCGAATGCCGAGTTCACGCTGGCCGCCGCGCTCGCGCTCAATGGCGCGCGGGGCATCCATGTGCTGGCATGCGATACGGACGGCGTTGACGGCGCGGCGGAGGTCGCAGGCGCCTATGCCGGTCCCGAGACCCTGAACGCTGCGCGGGCGCGCGGGCTCGATCCGCAAGCGGCGCTCGACGACAACGATGCCCACGGGTTTTTCGGGGCCATCGACGGGCAGATCGTGACGGGACCGACCCTGACCAATGTCAACGATTTCCGCGCGATCCTCGTGATGCCGCCCGAGTTGGACGGTCAGCCCTAA
- a CDS encoding D-lyxose/D-mannose family sugar isomerase gives MKRSEINEILRAADDMIRRHGFTLPPFAYWSPGTFRDQAATARHVIEARCGWDITDYGAGRFDEMGLFLFTLRNGRLADLTAGRGMCYAEKLLISRQDQLSPMHTHVIKAEDIINRGGATLIIELYGSDENGGFAGDRGGQVMCDGILRDYGPGEKLHLAPGESVTLMPGDWHAFWGEGGDVLVGEVSTVNDDETDNIFREPIGRFATIEEDTDPVHLLVSDYATWLA, from the coding sequence ATGAAACGCTCGGAGATCAACGAGATCCTGCGCGCAGCGGATGACATGATCCGCCGCCACGGCTTCACCCTGCCGCCCTTCGCCTATTGGTCGCCCGGCACGTTCCGCGACCAGGCCGCAACGGCGCGGCACGTGATCGAGGCGCGGTGCGGCTGGGACATCACCGATTACGGTGCGGGACGCTTCGACGAGATGGGGTTGTTTCTCTTCACGCTCCGCAATGGCAGGCTCGCGGATCTGACCGCCGGGCGCGGCATGTGCTACGCCGAGAAGCTCTTGATCTCGCGCCAGGATCAGCTTTCGCCGATGCACACCCATGTCATCAAGGCCGAGGATATCATCAATCGCGGCGGCGCCACGCTCATCATCGAGCTTTACGGGTCGGACGAAAACGGTGGCTTTGCGGGTGATCGCGGCGGCCAGGTGATGTGCGACGGCATCCTGCGCGACTACGGCCCCGGCGAGAAGCTGCACCTCGCGCCCGGCGAAAGCGTCACGCTCATGCCCGGCGATTGGCATGCCTTCTGGGGCGAAGGCGGCGACGTGCTGGTGGGCGAGGTCTCGACCGTCAACGACGATGAGACCGACAACATCTTCCGCGAACCCATCGGCCGCTTCGCGACCATCGAAGAGGACACGGACCCCGTGCACCTTCTGGTCAGCGATTACGCGACCTGGCTCGCCTGA
- a CDS encoding amylo-alpha-1,6-glucosidase: MSDTRIEKAFAILRENDRGTYTVPTKGLYPFQWNWDSCLTALGFGHFDEARAWTEIDTLFAHQWEDGMVPHIVFHKEDDGYFPGPSVWQTGREVPTSGITQPAVAGFALNRLFERACDTDLARDRACALLPKVAAWHEWFYRCRDPQGTGLVAIIHPWESGRDNSVDWDAALGRVPTEGVAPFTRRDTQHANPEHRPTQAQYEAYIALVQHFRDLDWDNSVLHDASPFRVVDPGFNAILIRSCSDLARLAEALGETRIAERSRTLAERGIAALETLWSDTHGQYLCFDRAVGKRVESPSVGGLLPVFAAVPKARATAIARRIDDIGTKARFMVPSHDPASPDYDGKRYWRGPLWLIVNYMIADGLKAAGEASVVDRIVTDSLNLIEQSGFAEYYDPKSGEPCGGGRFTWTAAMVIEFLTGAKEDA, from the coding sequence ATGTCCGATACACGTATCGAAAAGGCCTTCGCGATCCTGCGCGAAAACGATCGCGGCACCTACACGGTGCCCACAAAGGGCCTCTATCCCTTCCAATGGAACTGGGATTCATGCCTGACGGCGCTTGGCTTCGGTCATTTCGACGAAGCCCGCGCATGGACCGAGATCGACACCCTGTTCGCGCATCAATGGGAGGACGGGATGGTGCCGCATATCGTCTTTCACAAGGAAGACGATGGCTATTTCCCAGGCCCATCGGTCTGGCAGACGGGCCGAGAGGTGCCGACATCGGGGATCACGCAGCCTGCGGTGGCGGGTTTTGCGCTCAACCGGCTGTTCGAGCGCGCCTGCGACACGGACCTCGCCCGGGACCGCGCCTGCGCCCTCCTGCCGAAGGTCGCGGCGTGGCACGAATGGTTCTATCGCTGTCGCGACCCGCAAGGCACAGGGCTCGTCGCGATCATCCATCCGTGGGAATCGGGACGGGACAATTCGGTCGATTGGGACGCGGCACTGGGCCGGGTGCCGACCGAGGGCGTCGCCCCCTTCACCCGGCGCGACACGCAGCACGCCAACCCCGAACACCGACCAACCCAGGCGCAATACGAGGCCTACATCGCGCTCGTTCAGCATTTCCGCGATCTCGATTGGGACAATTCGGTGTTGCACGACGCCTCCCCGTTTCGGGTGGTCGATCCCGGCTTCAACGCGATCCTGATCCGCTCCTGCAGCGATCTGGCCCGCTTGGCCGAAGCCTTGGGAGAGACCCGGATCGCAGAGCGGTCCCGGACGCTCGCGGAAAGGGGCATTGCCGCGCTCGAGACGCTCTGGAGCGACACCCATGGCCAGTATCTCTGTTTCGACCGCGCGGTGGGGAAGCGGGTCGAAAGCCCTTCGGTCGGCGGGCTCCTCCCTGTCTTTGCCGCCGTACCGAAGGCGCGGGCCACGGCCATCGCGCGCCGGATCGACGATATCGGCACGAAGGCACGCTTCATGGTGCCGAGCCATGACCCGGCATCCCCGGACTATGATGGCAAACGCTACTGGCGCGGGCCGCTCTGGCTCATCGTCAACTACATGATCGCGGACGGGTTGAAGGCCGCCGGTGAAGCCTCGGTCGTCGACCGGATCGTGACCGACAGCCTCAATCTCATCGAACAATCCGGATTTGCCGAGTATTACGACCCGAAATCCGGCGAGCCTTGTGGCGGTGGCCGATTTACCTGGACGGCGGCGATGGTTATCGAGTTCCTGACCGGCGCGAAGGAGGATGCATGA
- a CDS encoding ABC transporter ATP-binding protein, translating into MAEIQIKNVAKRFGAYQALHDINLTISDREFMVLLGASGCGKTTLLRIVAGLETATTGEVWIGGRRVDHLPPKDRGIAMVFQNYAVFPHLTVFENIGFGLRMQKLPDAEVKKRVERCASLMHIEQLLKRYSGELSGGQRQRVAVARALAMEPDVILMDEPLSNLDALLRLEMRAELKGVLAESKTTAIYVTHDQVEAMSLADRISVMHQGKIIQAATPIEVYRNPAAEFVAGFIGNPPMNFLRAENAGSGKWRVGGETVDGPAAANGPLQYAIRPEDMHLADRGLPATVKLVEPLGAHLLVTCDVGGTSIRAVLDSDLTLKPGDAIHLAPMPERVRWFDPETTKAVA; encoded by the coding sequence ATGGCTGAGATCCAGATCAAGAACGTCGCCAAGCGCTTCGGGGCCTACCAGGCGCTGCACGACATCAACCTGACCATTTCGGATCGCGAGTTCATGGTGCTTCTGGGCGCTTCGGGCTGCGGCAAGACCACGCTTCTGCGCATCGTCGCGGGGCTGGAGACGGCAACCACGGGCGAGGTCTGGATCGGCGGGCGTCGCGTCGATCACCTGCCGCCCAAGGATCGCGGCATCGCCATGGTCTTTCAGAACTATGCCGTCTTCCCGCACCTGACCGTGTTCGAGAATATCGGCTTCGGGCTTCGGATGCAGAAGCTGCCCGATGCCGAGGTCAAGAAGCGGGTGGAGCGGTGCGCGTCGCTCATGCATATCGAGCAACTGCTCAAGCGCTATTCGGGTGAGTTGTCGGGCGGTCAGCGTCAGCGCGTTGCCGTCGCCCGCGCACTGGCGATGGAGCCCGACGTGATCCTGATGGACGAGCCGCTGTCGAACCTTGATGCGCTTTTGCGCCTCGAGATGCGAGCCGAGCTGAAGGGCGTTCTGGCTGAAAGCAAGACCACCGCGATCTACGTCACCCACGACCAGGTCGAGGCGATGAGCCTCGCGGACCGGATCAGCGTCATGCACCAAGGCAAGATCATCCAGGCCGCAACACCGATCGAGGTCTACCGCAACCCCGCCGCCGAATTCGTCGCGGGCTTCATCGGCAACCCGCCGATGAACTTCCTGCGCGCGGAAAACGCAGGCTCCGGCAAGTGGCGTGTGGGCGGCGAGACGGTGGATGGCCCCGCGGCCGCCAACGGCCCGCTGCAATATGCCATCCGACCGGAAGACATGCATCTCGCGGACCGGGGCCTGCCTGCGACCGTGAAGCTCGTCGAACCCCTGGGCGCGCATCTGCTCGTCACCTGCGACGTGGGCGGCACCTCGATCCGCGCCGTTCTTGACAGCGACCTGACCCTGAAGCCCGGCGACGCGATCCATCTCGCGCCGATGCCCGAGCGGGTCCGCTGGTTCGATCCCGAAACAACGAAAGCCGTCGCCTGA
- a CDS encoding carbohydrate ABC transporter permease: MTDATIDVPAAAGTRKAGNTLYIASVALLIAWVLVPLYFLLVNTLSSPETVNSFPKPFLPEFDLGSLQFFAGFQGMLSALKNSVLVAVLTMILSIAIGAPAGYALSRFDFRGKEVFRLLILLTRAFPLPLLALPLAVLFIRTGLDDTAFGLALVHTTLAIPFAVLITFSLFSGIPVELEEAAWTLGCTRFTAFTKVVLPLILPGITASAIFAFVISWNEVFAAAVLTIENRTLPAFLLQTLAESPMHLKFAGGFILVVPALIFIFAVRKYLFAMWGIANR, translated from the coding sequence ATGACCGATGCCACGATAGATGTCCCCGCCGCGGCGGGCACGCGGAAGGCCGGCAACACGCTTTACATCGCCTCCGTTGCTCTCCTGATCGCCTGGGTTCTGGTGCCGCTCTACTTCCTCCTGGTCAACACGTTGTCCTCGCCGGAGACGGTCAACAGCTTCCCCAAGCCCTTCCTGCCCGAGTTCGACCTTGGATCCCTGCAATTCTTCGCCGGGTTCCAAGGGATGCTCAGCGCGCTCAAGAATTCGGTGCTGGTGGCGGTGCTGACGATGATCCTGTCGATCGCCATCGGCGCCCCGGCGGGCTACGCGCTGTCGCGCTTCGATTTTCGCGGCAAGGAAGTGTTCCGGCTGCTGATCCTGCTGACCCGCGCGTTTCCGCTGCCGCTTCTGGCGCTGCCGCTTGCGGTTCTGTTCATCCGCACCGGGCTCGACGACACGGCATTCGGGCTGGCGCTCGTGCACACGACGCTCGCCATTCCCTTCGCGGTGCTCATCACCTTCTCGCTCTTCTCCGGCATCCCGGTCGAGCTCGAGGAGGCGGCCTGGACGCTGGGCTGCACGCGCTTCACCGCCTTCACCAAGGTCGTGCTGCCGCTCATCCTGCCGGGCATCACGGCCTCCGCGATCTTTGCCTTCGTGATCTCCTGGAACGAGGTCTTCGCAGCCGCGGTTTTGACCATCGAGAACCGGACCCTGCCCGCCTTCCTGCTGCAAACGCTCGCGGAATCGCCCATGCATCTCAAATTCGCGGGCGGCTTCATCCTCGTCGTGCCGGCGCTGATCTTCATCTTCGCCGTGCGCAAATACCTCTTCGCAATGTGGGGCATCGCGAACCGCTGA